The Vairimorpha necatrix chromosome 11, complete sequence genome window below encodes:
- a CDS encoding ubiquitin carboxyl-terminal hydrolase 7, protein MILHSKKIGVIISIIELISLTSLLILTEIIFDHSIIYASLAIFYMLITLVVSTFVYSLVKNTIYNALVSFISLILSVIMTIILFFKKTTVRFYFINSTSAIVLLNALNNNDTKIIMKTENEYTSKDAVTILLYHDEKKSQIFYQKDEISKEKIKEIKKQYKTKIMNACSKRKDLNVPVTVPLHYLDPHINPATLIEYNAILKFLIKKYLKKNGYKNFLKYNKSKKIEKLSISYKNNTYCGLKNLGATCYFNSFIQTIFHITEFRKKIYECRPFGIIKHLQNLFYSMENEKVSNPEDLARLIIDNVRIHEDINEFSLKFFDVLSNETNNKTIYEALDLLTGTIKETRMENDKQVSENSYPFKNIFLPISNSDGTIIDNLQESLIAEFTNDNKSKKEIEKAPEILFLLINRFIVDKKRKSFEKYNGLFKYPLELDISSFCVDKTTKKIYRLHSVILHKGGVAGGHYVCNILIDGVWYNFNDEIVTVINEEEATKRNFGGPGENSEEIGNFTAYYLIYVKKELK, encoded by the exons ATGATTTTAcactcaaaaaaaattggagTTATTATTAGTATTATTGAACTTATATCTTTGacttctttattaatacttacagaaataatatttgatcATTCTATTATATATGCATCATTGgctatattttatatgttaaTTACACTAGTAGTATCTACTTTCGTGTATTCGTtggtaaaaaatactatttATAATGCTCTAGTCTCTTTTATTTCTCTAATTCTTAGTGTTATAATGactataatattattctttaaaaaaacaacagttagattttattttataaattcaacATCCGCGATCGTTTTATTAAATGCACTAAATAACAAtgatacaaaaataattatgaaaaCCGAAAATGAATACACAAGTAAAGACGCAGTAACAATACTATTGTACCAcgatgaaaaaaaatcacaaatattttatcaaaaagaCGAGAtttcaaaagaaaaaataaaagaaataaaaaaacaatataaaacaaaaataatgaatGCTTGTAGTAAGagaaaagatttaaatgtCCCTGTCACTGTACCCTTACATTATTTAGATCCCCACATAAATCCCGCGACATTAATAGAATATAATGCTATT TTGAAGTTcctgataaaaaaatatctaaagaaaaatggatataaaaattttttaaaatacaataaaagcaaaaaaatagaaaaactATCAATAtcctataaaaataatacttATTGTggcttaaaaaatttaggaGCTACATGttattttaatagttttatacaaacaatttttcatattactgaatttagaaaaaaaatttatgaatgTAGACCGTTTGGAATAATTAAgcatttacaaaatttattttattcgATGGAAAATGAAAAAGTTTCTAATCCCGAAGATTTAGCCAGATTAATCATTGATAATGTTAGAATTCACGAGGATATTAATGAATTctcattaaaattttttgatgttCTTAGCAACgaaacaaataataaaacaatatatgAAGCTCTTGATTTATTAACAGGAACTATAAAAGAGACGCGCATGGAAAACGATAAACAAGTTAGTGAAAATTCATatccttttaaaaatatttttttaccgATAAGTAACTCTGATGGAACAATTATTGATAATTTACAAGAATCTTTGATTGCAGAATTTACAAATgataataaatcaaaaaaagaaatagaaaaagcaccagagattttatttttacttattaATCGATTCATTGtggataaaaaaagaaaatcatttgaaaaatataacgGATTGTTTAAATATCCCTTGGAATTAGATATCAGCTCATTTTGTGTCGATAAAACAACTAAAAAGATCTATAGACTACATTCTGTTATACTACATAAAGGTGGGGTTGCCGGCGGTCATTATGTTTGCAATATTCTCATAGATGGTGTCTGGTACAATTTTAATGATGAAATAGTCACTGTCATCAACGAAGAAGAAGCAactaaaagaaattttggGGGTCCCGGAGAAAATTCTGAAGAAATAGGAAATTTTACGGCTTATTACTTAATATAcgttaaaaaagaattaaaatag